A segment of the Bacteriovorax sp. PP10 genome:
GTTCCTTCAGGAAAGCATTCCAGAACTTTCTGAGAGTAAAGATGCATGTTTTGCGAAAGGATCTGTCTGATCTTTCGAAGATGGCGGTCATAGTTACTGTTTTTTAAGTGATCAGCAATGGCCATCTGTGCAGCTGAATTGGCCGATACTGTGTTGGAGAATCTTAACATCTCAATTCTATCTGAAATTTTCGCCGGAGGAATGATCCATCCAATTCGAAATCCAGGAGCAAGTGTTTTAGAAAAAGAAGAGCAGTAAATAACCTGGTCTTTTTTATCAAAAGATTTTAATGAGCGAGGTCTATTGCCTTCAAATTGTAATTCAGCATAAATATCATCTTCAATAAGAGTTACATTATGTTTATAACAAAGCTGAATGAGCTTCTGCTTATTTTCATCACTCATAAGACTTCCAAGAGGATTGGAAAACGAGGGAGTGATAAGAAGTGCCTTGATGGTAAATTTGTTAAGCTTCTCTTCAAAGTCATTCAGATCAAGGCCGGATTGGGATGAAGAAGAAAGTTCTAAAATTTGAAGTCCTAAGCTTTCAATTGCATGAATATGGCCATGATAAGTAGGACTTTCGACAGCGACAACATCACCAGGTTTTGTGACGGCCTTTAAGGCAAGATTGATGGCCTCCATGCAACCAGTAGTGATCTGAATGGCCTCGGCACTTATGTCACAACCCATCTCGATTGATCTTTTAGCGAGCTCTTGTCTTAACTGCCAATTGCCAGCACCAAATTCGTAGTTCACACACTCAGGCCCTTTTTCTCTTGCGACTTTTATTAAAGAGCGCTGCAAGCTTTCCATCGGAAGCATAGTGTGAGGAAAAACAGCGGCGCCAAGTGGGGCCAGCGTTTTATCACCGCATGCGCGGATAACATCAAGATAAGTATTATTAGTTTGAATAAAACGTGGAGCAGAGGTGGGTCTGGTTTTTATTCCTGCTTCATTAAGATAAGGACGAATTTTTACATAATAACCAGACTGAGGTTTTGCTTCAAGAAAACCAAGCTGCTCTAAGAGTTGATACGATTGAATAACAGTAGAGACACTGACATTTAATTTTTTACTAAGCGTTCTCATTGAAGGAATTTTAGAGCCTGGAAGATAGGTTCCTTCACTGATCCACGACTTTATTCTGTCTGCGATCTGTATATATAAATGATTTTTATCAACGGATGTATCAAGTGTTTCCATGTATTGATTTTCTCATAGGTCGCTGAAAATGCCGTATACAGTTGCTATAAAAATCAACCGTAACAGTTTTTGAAATTATAACTGTTATGGTTACAAATATCAATTTCTGAATCTGTATTGGTTTTTTAAAAAGGAGCATAATGTCTTTAAAGTGACTTGGAGGTATCGATGAAAACAGATCAATTAAATAAGCAAGAATCTAAGGCAGTTTGTCTGGAAGCAAATCAAATTGTCAGTTTTAAAAGGCCGCAAAACCTTTTTATCACCAGTGGAAAAGTTTGGGTTACGATTGCAGGTGATTCACAAGATTACATCTATACTGAAGGGCAGTCGGTGAAATTACCTCGTGATAAACACACCGTTGTTCAGGCCTTAGGTAAAGCGAGCTTCTGGTTTTAAAAAAAGATTACTGAGTATGACTTAATGATTAAGGAATCACTAAGGTTGTATCCATGTAAAATTGATTTAAATCATCACTTCATTACATAGTAATGTCTGCTTTAGTATTTTCAACCATAACAAGGAGAGAGGTATGGTTACAACTAAAGCAGGGCTTAAAGCATTACTAACGCCAGATGAATGTGTTCTTGTTTTAATCGATCATCAAGCTTTTCAATTCACAAATCTTCATAGTCATGAGCCGACTATGGTTGTGAACAATGTTGTTGCTTTGGCGAAAGCTGCAAAAGTTTTTAACATTCCAACTATTCTCACTACGGTATTGGAAGAGCGCGGTGGATTTTTACTAAAGCCACTTCAAGATGTTTATCCTGATCAAAAACCAATCAATCGAACATTTATTAATACCTGGGAAGATAAAAAAGTTACAGATGCTGTTAAAAAAACAGGTAGAAAGAAAATTATCATGGCCGCACTTTGGACAGAGATCTGTCTTGCTATGCCTGTTATTCAGGCACTGGGAGAAGGTTATGAAGTTTATATCGTTACAGATGCATCAGGTGGCGTATCACTTGAAGCCCACGAAATGGCCGTTCAGCGTATGATGGCGGCAGGTGCTGTGCCTATGACATGGATGGCGGTAGCAGGTGAGCTTCAGAGGGATTGGGCACGTGAAGAGACTGGAGAGCTATTCGCACAGATTTTAACTGAGCATGGTGGAGCTTCTGGAATTGCTTTTAATTGGGAAATGCAACTTCTGCAAACCAATGCAAGACCAGAGACGAAAGCTAAGCTCAGTCCAGAAGCTAGAGTTCATTAATTTTTTAAAGGAGACATGAAAATGTCTCCTTATTCACCTGACTTTATAAACTCCGCAACGAATTCATTTTTCGGTGAGTTCTGAATTTCTTCAGGAGTTCCAACTTGTTGAATTTTTCCTTTATTCATAACCACTATTCGATCACTCATTTGAAAAGCTTCTTTTTGATCGTGAGTCACATAGACCATTGTGAGTTTAAATTCCTGCTGAATTTTCCTGATGTCCTTTCTCATTTTCTCTCGCAGTTTTGCATCGAGATTTGAAAGTGGCTCATCTAATAATAAAATCCTTGGTCTCATAACCAGTCCTCTGGCAAGAGCGACTCTTTGTTGCTGACCGCCTGAGAGTTCGTGGGATTTTCTCAGCTCTAAACCTTGAAGTTCAACTACATTTAAAATGTCCATGACACTTTCATAGATTTTTTCTTTGGACATCTTTTTAAATTTTAAAGGGTAGGCGACATTTTCAAAAACATTCATGTGCGGCCATACAGCGTAGGATTGAAAAACCATTCCCACATTACGTTTTTCTGGAAGCAGAAATGTTTTACTTGTCGGATCTGAAACAATCTCATTATCAAAGAAAATTTTTCCGTGAGTATTCTCTTCAAGGCCCGCGATCATTCTTAGTGTCGTCGTTTTTCCACATCCAGATGGACCTAAAAAACTTATAAACTCAGCATTTTGAATTTCTAAATTAAAATCTTCCACGGCCCATGCATTTTTTGCATAAAGTTTTCCGACATTTTCAAAACGTACATGACTCATAGACCATACCTGCCCTTCGAGAGGGTTTTAAGAGTAAAATTTAAAATAAGAATAAACGAGATGACGATCACTGAGAGCACAGAGGCCCCGCCGCCGCCGACATCTGAGTATTCTTGAAATTGAAAAATAAGAGGACCAATTGTATCAAGACCAGGGCCAGTTAAAAGAATCGTCATTGTTAATTCACTGATGACCGGCATGAAAACTAAAAAGGCCGATGCCATAAGTGCAGTTGAAAGTAGTGGCCAGTAAATCGTGCGCATGATGGCCCACCAGCCAGCACCTGAGATACGTGCAGCTTCTTCGAGTGAAGGATGGATTTGTTGATATCCATCTCCGATGGTTTTTATACTTAAGCTCATATATTTGATTATGTAAGCAAGCAGGATAATCCAAAGCGTATTGTATAAGCTTGGGCCAATTCCAAAAAATCCACGGCTAAAAGATAAGATCAATGCCAAGGCCAGGACAGTTCCTGGAGTCGAAAAAGGAATACTGACAGCAATACTTCCGAAAGTTCGGCCGAACCATTTTGTTCTGGTTAGAAAGTAATTAAAGAAAAAAGAAAAGACAGTGCAAATAATCGCAGCTGATAATCCTAAGAATAGTGATTGTGAAAGAGCGCGCACAGTTTCTTCTGTTTCAAAGAGCACCCTGGTGAAATTAGAAAAACTTAGTTGTAGTAAATTCCATGATCCCTGCACTGGGCTTAGGGATGAAAGAAGTACTCCAAAGATAGGAACGATTAAAATAACGAAAAGCAGAGCTGACATTGTGATTAAGACAGGGATCTTCCATGAATTAAGTGGAACAAGAGAAGGCCTTGCCGACTTTCCACCTACTGTGTAGTTCTTATTTAATCCTAAGAAATACTGTGATCCATATAATAAAACCAGTGTTGAAAAACCAAGGATTGCAGAAACCGCAATACTCATTTGCATGCCATCTGCCGTTCCCATTCTTTGGTAAGTGTAGATCTGAGTGGTCATTAAATAAATGCGGGCAGGCCCGCCAATAAGAGCTGGAACACCAAAGCTTGCAGCAGTAGCAAGGCATGAAAGAATGAATCCATTGATCATGGCCGGTTTTAAGAGTGGTAGAGCGATATCAATGAAAACGCGGAGACCATTGGCACCAGAAAGTCTTGCCGCTTCTTCCAGTGATGAATCCATACGATCGAGAATCGTCAGTGCGGTTAGAAGAACAAAAGTAAAAAGGAAACTGGTTTCAACCCAGACCAGTCCCCAGAATGTATAAATATTTAAATGCAGTCCAAACCATTGGTTGAGAACACCACTTGTCGGATTTGCCAGAATAATCCAGCCAATCGCTCCTACAAAGGGAGGAATCGCATAGGGAAGACAGAACCATGAACGAAAGTTCTTTTTCATGGGAAGGTCTGTGCGAGTCAGAATCCATGATAAGGGAATTCCTAGAATCAAACACAATAACCCAACACTCCCGGAAACTAGAATTGTATTCTTAATCGCTTTGAGAGTGTTTTCATTACTTAGGACAGAAGTGTAGTCTTTTAATTTTGGAATCAAAAAGAGATAGGCCTGAGGTGCAATAAAAAAACATGCAATTAAAATCAGGCCTAGAATATAAAAAACTTTTTTCATTAAAATACGATCTTAGAGAATTGATCTTTAATTTGCTCTCTCGTTTTCATTGTTTCAGAAATAAATTCTGGAGACCATGGTTGAGCAGTTTTTAATAGATCACTTAATGCCGGAGCCCCTTTTGGTTCTGTGTGCCCTGGAATCGTTGCATACATGAAAGACTGAACCATTGCTTCTTGTCCAACTTGTGCGAACATCCAGTCAGCAATTTTCTTTGTCGCTGCCTGGTCTCCTTCTTTTTTTACGATGGCCAGAACGTTGGCCTGGATAACGGCACCATCACTTGGAATGATTGTTTTAATTCTTGGGTCGCTTTCAGTCAGACGTAAAAGGTTTTCAAGAAGCACGATTCCTACCGGGCGCTCTTTACTTTGAAGACGACGGATAACACCAGAGTTTCCACCTTCAGCAATGAAGTTATTCTTTCTTAGAGCTTTGAAGTAATCCCATCCGTATTCTTTTACCAGGAAGGCCACTGTTGTGAAGCTTGTACCAGATGCAAGAGGGCTTCCAGAAGAAGCTTTGTCTTTCCATTTTGCTTCAGTTAATTCTTTAAATGATTTTGGTGCGTCTTTTTCTGAAACTGATTCAGAGTTATAGGCCATGACCATAACTGGTAGGCTTACTGCTGTATAGAATCCTTCAGATTGTTTAAAAGAAGCTTCAACTTTTTCAGTACCTGCTGGTTTGTATGAAAGCAGAACGCCTTGAGCGCCCATATCTTCATACCAGAAGCGATCAGATGAAATAAGGATATCTGCTTGAATGCTTCCTGCCAGTTTTTCGGCCTGAACTTTTGCTGCTACTTCTTCAGAGCCAGCTTGGTAAAATTGAACATCAATATTAGGAAAATCTTTTTCCATTTTCTTCTTTAAGTCATTAACAGTGTCTTTGTATAAAGAAGTGTAAATCCATACTTTCGCTTTATCTTCTTTTTTGGCACAACCAAAAGAAACAACGAAAATTAAAATCAGTAATAAGACATTTCTCATTTTTTAGCTCCAGCTTTTTTATTTTTTAAAAATGTTTGTTTTGCAAGTACGGCCTGATCAGCAAAATCAGAGAATAATCCATCTACACCTAGTTCAAAAAATTGCAGGTATTCTTTTTGAGGGTCACCTTGATAATCTTTTAACAGGTATTGAGCTTCGCTTCTAAATGTATAAGGGTGAACTTTTAATCCCAGAGCGTGAGCATCCTGAATTAAAGTCGTTGGTGGCTGCATTTCACCTTTATCGTTAGCAGGAACGATGTAGCGTTTATAAGGGCCAATTCCATAAACTGTAGCACTTAATTCTTTCAACGACTCTGGTTTTACCATGTCCTGGTATGTTCTCTTATCTCCACTTGCCACATGATCAAATGGTATTAGCTCAGGATCATCTATTAAATAAATGAGTGGTAAAGAAGTCAGTTTTTTGATCTGCTTTAGATTCGCTAGTTCGAAAGATTGAATGAAGACAGGTGAATTCTTTTTATTGAATCCTTGAGCAGTCAATTCTTTTACGAGAGCTGTTTCTAGTGGCAAACCAATGCTCTGGAAATAAGTAGGGTGTTTCGTTTCAACATAAACTCCAACTTTTCGTTTTTGTTTTTTTACGAAAGCTAAAATCTCTTTAAATGTTGGAACGTCGAATTTTCCATCGAAAGAGTGATCTCTAAATTCCAGTCTTTCTTTTGCTTTGAGTGTTTTGATTTCTTTTAAAGTGAAGTCTTCAATGAACCATCCAGTGATTTCTTTTCCATCAACTTTTTTGGTTGTTTTTCTATCGGGGAAAATTTCTGCGACATTTGTTGTGCCTGAGATTTCATTTTCATGACGGGCCATTAAAACACCGTCTTTAGTCATTACTAAATCGGGTTCGATATAATCAGCACCCATTTTAATCGCAAGCTCGTATGAGGCGATGGTATGCTCAGGGCGATAACCACAAGCTCCACGGTGACCTACAATGAGTGGTGACTCAAAGGCCTTAAGGGTTGGGCTAAAGAGAGTCGATAAAAATAGCATTGAGCAGACAGTCCATTTTTTAGCGGCCATAAACACCAACTTTTTTTAAAATTTAGAAGTGATTTCATAGCAATTTTTAATCGGTTGAGGTGGGACGTCAAGTTTGACGGATGTTTTAATGAAAATCAAATAATCGACGACGCGTTACTTCCATTCATATTTGAAAGTGAAAAGGAAACTTGGCTTCGCTGATTTTAATTCAGATTCAAAGCGTCCTGCACCAACGACATAATTCGTATGCCCATTCTGTTTCTTAAGTAGAAGATACTGTCCATTTTGATTTCCATCACCTTTTTGAAGTTCAACATTTTGAATCAAAACTCCAGTGAACCAAGCGTCAGTAATAGGAGTACCAACAATTGCTTCAATTTGATTGGCGATTTCTTTATTGGGAGAAATAAGAGTGTAAGTTGAAGGGTCTACCAATTTTTGACTTTTATCGTCTTTGTTATCGTAGAAAGCTTTGGTGAATTTAAGATTTCCCATGATCGCAGAAACTTTAAAAAGGGCATTAATGCTCACATCAGTTGAGTTCAAGCTCCCAATGCAATTATTGTATCTACAGCTGTCATCATCAAAATTCGTAAATCTTCTCAGAAGTTTTCTGGCAACACTAAGTTTAATGAAAGTCACAGGTGCGAATTCTAATTCTGCTTTTCCACCATAAGTGGAAGGTGAAACCTCTGTGCTGATTTTAGGTCTAATGGCCCCTTCCAGAGGAGAGTCTGATTCGCCCCATAGTGAAAACTTGTAGGCCACTGTAGGAGTGACTGAGAGTCCCGACGAGTAAGAGCGAGCTGCTGAGTCGAGAGTGTATTCAAGTTCATTTGCATGAAGAGCTGAGCTGATAACTAGTAATGTCGTGATGAAAAAAGAGCGCATATTTAGTCCTGAAATATTATTTACTACATTCATAAGAAGAGTAACTTCAGGCCTTTAAATGAGCAATGAATAAGTCATGAATTTCCCGAACACATGTTTGATTGGAAGATATCAGTTACACATGAGTGCCACTAATGATGGCCATAAAAAGATAAAGCTTCTAAGTTCACTTCTTCTGTTATTCATCACTTAAAAAATGCTGGAATTTTTTAAGTAGTGGCTATATATGAAAAGTCTAAAGTTAGTACTAATTGTTTTTTGATCTCAAATTATAATTAGAGAATGAAAACAATAATTATTAATTTTACCAATAGAAAGGACAAAGAATTAATCTTTAAAGTGGCCCTGCTTTCTACGCTGGCAGTAGGCGTGTATCTTCAAAGACCAAAAAATTTAAAAATAGAGGCCATAAAGATAAACAGTATCTACAATGACAATTATGGTGATTTTGATAGGGAGAATATCCCGAATAAACCACCAGTGATTGCGAAGATGATTTCAGCTTTGAAACCTGGACTTAGTTCTGCCGAAAGACATGATGTGGCCATGAAGATTCACCATGCCCTAAAGAAGCATAATATTGCTCCACAGATTGTCGTGGCCATCATCGATACAGAAAGTAGTTTTACCCAGAATTTGGTCTCATCGACGGGCGATTTGTCTATGGCACAAGTCAACGTGGAAATTTGGAATAAAGAGTTTCAACGCATGAATTTAGAGTTAATAGATGTAGAAAGAGTGAAAACAGATGAAGTGTACTCTCTGGAGAAAATGGCACAGATTTTAGAGATTCTCAAAACACGTTATGAGAAAAAAGATCGTAGATGGTACGCTCGTTATCATTCGAAAACGAAAAAGCATAAACGAGTTTATCTTGCGAAACTTGAATCTCGAATGAAGCGCCTGGAAAAATTAAATCTTGCGCTTAAGAAGCCAACCGAACCACGTCTGGTTGCTCAGGTTAACTAATAATCTTATTTCGATTTTTAAAGCGACGAATAATGATAGGGATGATGACCATACAACCTAAAATGATAAGTGTTGTCGTTGTCCCATCTCCTAAAAGGTTATTCAGCCATAAAGTAGAAACCATCAACAGAGTGAAAAACATCATATCGCCGGCAATGGCGATCATCCATCCACTAATAAAACCATGTCCGGCCGCAACTGCGACTGCTCGTCCTGTCATTGGGTCTACGCCAAAGGCAATAAGGATAAGAGCGAATGGACCTGTATTGTTACCATAATGCTCTGTCGTTTTTTTAACCATCGCTTTAAAGGCTAAACTCAAGCGCTCCATTGAAGGTTTGTTTTTCCCAAGTTTGATAAAGAGAATCAGAAGAGGCTCAAACACACAGGCGAGTATGATATCAGAGATGAAGTACAAAAACATCATCATGGGCCAGCCAATGCCGTACTTGCGGGCAAGAATAACTCCCGCGGGAATTCCTCCACCGATAGGAACCAGGAAAATAGCTAGGACTTTCCATAGATGCGGTAGAGAATTGGGGTTGGTCATTGCGATGTTCATGTTGCCTTAGTTTTTTAAATTGCTAAACTTATGATATTGGCAGGACAGGGAATAATCCACAAGAATTCAAGGTGAAAGATGACTCGACCAGATTTTATCAAAAATGTTTCAGAATTAATCACAAATGAATCGTTTTCTTATCCGGGTGATACTGAAACGTTTGGTACTGGTGCGGCCATGGGAAGAAAGCTGGGGCTTAAGAAGATTGGTGTGAACTACGAAATCTTACAACCAGGGGATCGTTCCTCGTGGCCACATGCTCATTCACATGATGAAGAGTTCATTCATATTCTCGAAGGGCATCCTGAAATGTGGATTGACGGCCATATTTATCAGCTGGCGCCTGGAGATTGTGTAGGATTGCCACCAGGAACCGGTCATGCGCATACACTCATTAACAATTCAGACAAAGAAGTGAGGGCCATCGTTATAGGTGATGCTGAAGGTCAGGAGGACAAGATTTTTTATCCTCTTCACCCTAATCGAAACCAGGAAATGAAGGAAAAGGGCTTCTTTTGGGATAACCATCCAGTGCACAAGCAGGGTGACCATGATGGTTTTAGTGATAAAAAACGAGTTAAGTAAGGGCAAAATTGTGATATATAGCTCTATAAATAATAACTAAGCAGGAGATACATATGACTTCAACTAAAGAAGTAAAAGCAAATAGTGAAGAAACTCACGACCACGATCATGGACACGTTCATGGGCCAAACTGCAATCATGGTCACAGTCACGAAGCTCTAAAGCCTATCGTTCGTGATGCTCCCAAAGTAGGTCGTAATGATCCTTGTATTTGTGGAAGCCAGAAAAAATATAAAAAGTGCTGCGGTAATTAAGTTCTTTATAGGTCGAGGCTTTACCAGTCTCGGCCTATTGTTCAGTGGGTCTACCTTACTTTTTATTAGAGAAAAGTAAGAAACGGTTTCTTCATCTTCCATGTTCTCATTTTATTTCTCCAAATAACGTTCAAACTCCCAATAAAATTTTGACCTAAATAAACTGATGATCCATACTAGCTATAGATTATTTAATTAAAAATAGAACTGTGATTATAGTGATATTTATATTTTTAACGGGAGATTTTAAATGGCATCTAAAAAACCAGTTGCTAAGAAGAAAGTAGCAGCTAAGCCTGCTGCAAAGAAAGCTGCAAAAAAAGTAGTAGCTAAACCTGCTGCCAAAAAAGCTGCAAAAAAAGTAGTAGCTAAACCTGCTGCCAAAAAAGCTGCAAAAAAAGTAGTAGCTAAACCAGCTGTTAAAAAAGTTGCAAAAAAAGTAGTAGCAAAACCTGCTGCTAAAAAAGCTGCAAAAAAAGTAGTAGCTAAACCAGCTGCTAAAAAAGTTGCAAAAAAAGTAGTGGCAAAACCTGCTGCTAAAAAAGCTGCAAAAAAAGTAGTAGCAAAACCAGCTGCTAAAAAAGTTGCAAAAAAAGTAGTGGCAAAACCAGCTGCTAAAAAAGTTGCAGCAAAAGTAGTAGCAAAACCAGCACCAGCTCCAAAGGCCCCAGTTGCTAAGGCACCTGTAGCAAAAGCTGCTCCTGTAAAAGCAGCTACTCCAGCTCCTAAGAAAGTTGAAGCGAAAGTTGTTGTTCCTGCAAAAAAAGAAATCGCTAAGAAGTCTCCGACTACAAAAGCACCAGCTGTTGTAGATCATGAAGCTCCAAAGCCTCTTGTGAAAAACGATTTCCTTAACTTAAAGATTGCGAAGAGCATGCACGAAAACCCACCTCTTTATGATTACAAAGAAGAAGATGAAGTAGAGCATGAGCCTCTAACTCCGATCGTAAGAGAAACTCCAAAGGTCGGTCGTAATGAACCATGTCCTTGTGGAAGTGGATTAAAGTATAAAAAATGTCATGGTAAAATTTAAGCTTTGATATATAAAAAAGGCCGATTTATGATCGGCCTTTTTTTTTGCTTAATTATTGAACTAACGTCAGATTCGCACGCGACTTTCTAAACACCGTCAAATCCAACAAGTAACGATCGTACTTATCACCATGATACATGCTAGAAATTTTTGTCACAGGCGCATTGATATTGTACTGGAACATCGTCATCGAAGAGATAATTCCGGCACGAGATAGAGAAGAGGGGCTACTTCCAAATTGGTGAGGTTGCACATTCAATTCCTCCATAACGGCCTGTTTCGGAATGGCCGCAATGATAGCGTAGTCTCTGTTTAATACTTCTAAAGAGTAATCACAGTTTTGATCGAATAAGTGAGTGCACTCGTCAAAGAAGTAAGTGAACATTTTCTGAACTGATGTATGTCCGGTTAATCTGCTTTTTAGAAAATGGTTATCAGTCACAAAGGGAGTCGTTTGCCCCATCAGGACAAAGTCATTATCGCTAAATTTAAATGTCGACTGGATATAAGTCGCAATATCTGAAACTAAAAAGATATTTGCTTTATGTTTATCGTTCAGTAGAAATTCTTCTGATAGTTGGAACTTCCTTAGAACGTTCACTTTTGCCCTAGGGCCGCGTACTTGTTCTAAGTAGTGCATGATGCTCATGATGGGCTTAGTCTGGCTGTAGCTGGCGTGAGTGTAGCGATCCAGTAGTGCTGTCGTTTCCGATCCTGCCTTTAATTTAAAATCTTTTTTAAAGAGGTCTTCAAAGTGAAAATTGAACTTTTCAGCAAAAACGAAGGCCACGTCCAGTGGAAGCAGGGAAGTCGACCCACGAATCTTTAAATAGTCTTTTAAGTCCATTTGAAGTTCTTTGGCGAACTGAGCGTCATCGAGGAGTTGGTTGTCTTTTACTTTTTCGATATTGCGCCAGAAGATCTGGCTTTCATTAAGAGGCATAGGTCACTTTCCATCTTTGGTCTTTTTTGACTTCATGAATGTGAGGTGTCGCACCCTTAATATTTTTTGTAGATTTTAAAACATGGAATGGGTAGAGAAAATTATAGTTCATGATCAGCTCTGAATTCTCCAGAGGGTGAATCAATTGCTGGCCTTTTTTATTCAGGTTGATAAAGTACTCGCCATTTGTCCCATCGAATTCATAGACAAGAATACTTTCGTTACTTTTATTAAGAATTGAAAAGATATCTGAAGAACCAGATGAAGCAAGTTCATGCTGTTCTCTTCCAAGTGAATGCTCAAAATTTAAGTTTAATAATGAAACTGATTTAGCATTGATTTTATTTTCATTTAAAAATGAAAAGAAAGTGTCCACAAACTCAGAAGTTAAAGGGTGATTTAAGATATAGAAAAGCTCTTTGCTGATCTTGTTATCTTTTAAAAAACTCTCGAATGACTTCGCATGATTGAGCATTAAGAAATCATATAAAGGACGAATTTTTTTTACCG
Coding sequences within it:
- a CDS encoding aminotransferase-like domain-containing protein → METLDTSVDKNHLYIQIADRIKSWISEGTYLPGSKIPSMRTLSKKLNVSVSTVIQSYQLLEQLGFLEAKPQSGYYVKIRPYLNEAGIKTRPTSAPRFIQTNNTYLDVIRACGDKTLAPLGAAVFPHTMLPMESLQRSLIKVAREKGPECVNYEFGAGNWQLRQELAKRSIEMGCDISAEAIQITTGCMEAINLALKAVTKPGDVVAVESPTYHGHIHAIESLGLQILELSSSSQSGLDLNDFEEKLNKFTIKALLITPSFSNPLGSLMSDENKQKLIQLCYKHNVTLIEDDIYAELQFEGNRPRSLKSFDKKDQVIYCSSFSKTLAPGFRIGWIIPPAKISDRIEMLRFSNTVSANSAAQMAIADHLKNSNYDRHLRKIRQILSQNMHLYSQKVLECFPEGTKLTAPSGGCLLWVEFPKGVDTLELHQRALKHKISIIPGPVFSCTGKYQNCIRLNITEWNESIQNALERIGKLSKQILKAV
- a CDS encoding DUF2917 domain-containing protein, with protein sequence MKTDQLNKQESKAVCLEANQIVSFKRPQNLFITSGKVWVTIAGDSQDYIYTEGQSVKLPRDKHTVVQALGKASFWF
- a CDS encoding hydrolase, producing MVTTKAGLKALLTPDECVLVLIDHQAFQFTNLHSHEPTMVVNNVVALAKAAKVFNIPTILTTVLEERGGFLLKPLQDVYPDQKPINRTFINTWEDKKVTDAVKKTGRKKIIMAALWTEICLAMPVIQALGEGYEVYIVTDASGGVSLEAHEMAVQRMMAAGAVPMTWMAVAGELQRDWAREETGELFAQILTEHGGASGIAFNWEMQLLQTNARPETKAKLSPEARVH
- a CDS encoding ABC transporter ATP-binding protein, translated to MSHVRFENVGKLYAKNAWAVEDFNLEIQNAEFISFLGPSGCGKTTTLRMIAGLEENTHGKIFFDNEIVSDPTSKTFLLPEKRNVGMVFQSYAVWPHMNVFENVAYPLKFKKMSKEKIYESVMDILNVVELQGLELRKSHELSGGQQQRVALARGLVMRPRILLLDEPLSNLDAKLREKMRKDIRKIQQEFKLTMVYVTHDQKEAFQMSDRIVVMNKGKIQQVGTPEEIQNSPKNEFVAEFIKSGE
- a CDS encoding ABC transporter permease, whose product is MKKVFYILGLILIACFFIAPQAYLFLIPKLKDYTSVLSNENTLKAIKNTILVSGSVGLLCLILGIPLSWILTRTDLPMKKNFRSWFCLPYAIPPFVGAIGWIILANPTSGVLNQWFGLHLNIYTFWGLVWVETSFLFTFVLLTALTILDRMDSSLEEAARLSGANGLRVFIDIALPLLKPAMINGFILSCLATAASFGVPALIGGPARIYLMTTQIYTYQRMGTADGMQMSIAVSAILGFSTLVLLYGSQYFLGLNKNYTVGGKSARPSLVPLNSWKIPVLITMSALLFVILIVPIFGVLLSSLSPVQGSWNLLQLSFSNFTRVLFETEETVRALSQSLFLGLSAAIICTVFSFFFNYFLTRTKWFGRTFGSIAVSIPFSTPGTVLALALILSFSRGFFGIGPSLYNTLWIILLAYIIKYMSLSIKTIGDGYQQIHPSLEEAARISGAGWWAIMRTIYWPLLSTALMASAFLVFMPVISELTMTILLTGPGLDTIGPLIFQFQEYSDVGGGGASVLSVIVISFILILNFTLKTLSKGRYGL
- a CDS encoding extracellular solute-binding protein codes for the protein MRNVLLLILIFVVSFGCAKKEDKAKVWIYTSLYKDTVNDLKKKMEKDFPNIDVQFYQAGSEEVAAKVQAEKLAGSIQADILISSDRFWYEDMGAQGVLLSYKPAGTEKVEASFKQSEGFYTAVSLPVMVMAYNSESVSEKDAPKSFKELTEAKWKDKASSGSPLASGTSFTTVAFLVKEYGWDYFKALRKNNFIAEGGNSGVIRRLQSKERPVGIVLLENLLRLTESDPRIKTIIPSDGAVIQANVLAIVKKEGDQAATKKIADWMFAQVGQEAMVQSFMYATIPGHTEPKGAPALSDLLKTAQPWSPEFISETMKTREQIKDQFSKIVF
- a CDS encoding glycerophosphodiester phosphodiesterase, which encodes MAAKKWTVCSMLFLSTLFSPTLKAFESPLIVGHRGACGYRPEHTIASYELAIKMGADYIEPDLVMTKDGVLMARHENEISGTTNVAEIFPDRKTTKKVDGKEITGWFIEDFTLKEIKTLKAKERLEFRDHSFDGKFDVPTFKEILAFVKKQKRKVGVYVETKHPTYFQSIGLPLETALVKELTAQGFNKKNSPVFIQSFELANLKQIKKLTSLPLIYLIDDPELIPFDHVASGDKRTYQDMVKPESLKELSATVYGIGPYKRYIVPANDKGEMQPPTTLIQDAHALGLKVHPYTFRSEAQYLLKDYQGDPQKEYLQFFELGVDGLFSDFADQAVLAKQTFLKNKKAGAKK
- a CDS encoding transglycosylase SLT domain-containing protein, coding for MKTIIINFTNRKDKELIFKVALLSTLAVGVYLQRPKNLKIEAIKINSIYNDNYGDFDRENIPNKPPVIAKMISALKPGLSSAERHDVAMKIHHALKKHNIAPQIVVAIIDTESSFTQNLVSSTGDLSMAQVNVEIWNKEFQRMNLELIDVERVKTDEVYSLEKMAQILEILKTRYEKKDRRWYARYHSKTKKHKRVYLAKLESRMKRLEKLNLALKKPTEPRLVAQVN
- a CDS encoding cupin domain-containing protein, whose amino-acid sequence is MTRPDFIKNVSELITNESFSYPGDTETFGTGAAMGRKLGLKKIGVNYEILQPGDRSSWPHAHSHDEEFIHILEGHPEMWIDGHIYQLAPGDCVGLPPGTGHAHTLINNSDKEVRAIVIGDAEGQEDKIFYPLHPNRNQEMKEKGFFWDNHPVHKQGDHDGFSDKKRVK
- a CDS encoding SEC-C metal-binding domain-containing protein, with product MTSTKEVKANSEETHDHDHGHVHGPNCNHGHSHEALKPIVRDAPKVGRNDPCICGSQKKYKKCCGN